One bacterium DNA window includes the following coding sequences:
- a CDS encoding NUDIX domain-containing protein gives MLKRLGVQVWRWLPGWARGALTWCLNAHFIVGAVAIVEDGEGRVLLARHTYRRSSPWALPGGWVRRGEDPSETIVREIAEETGLTVEVLVPLTVQRESPCHLTIVYAARVIGGTFRPSTEVAEIHYAASGTWPVGLREDHRVLIERFVHHRGARHP, from the coding sequence ATGCTAAAGCGACTCGGCGTCCAGGTCTGGCGATGGCTGCCCGGCTGGGCGCGCGGCGCGCTGACATGGTGCCTCAACGCTCACTTCATCGTTGGCGCCGTCGCGATCGTCGAGGACGGCGAGGGCCGCGTCCTCCTGGCCCGTCACACCTACCGGCGGTCGTCACCGTGGGCGCTGCCCGGCGGGTGGGTGCGGCGCGGAGAGGACCCGAGCGAGACCATTGTCCGGGAGATCGCGGAAGAAACCGGCCTGACCGTCGAGGTGCTCGTTCCGCTCACCGTCCAGCGGGAGAGCCCTTGCCACCTCACCATCGTGTACGCCGCCCGCGTGATCGGCGGCACGTTCCGACCCAGCACCGAGGTCGCCGAGATACACTACGCGGCGTCCGGCACCTGGCCGGTCGGTCTCCGCGAGGATCACCGCGTGCTGATCGAGCGGTTCGTCCACCATCGAGGCGCTCGGCACCCGTAG